Proteins encoded in a region of the Falsibacillus albus genome:
- a CDS encoding SDR family NAD(P)-dependent oxidoreductase: MLLRNKNAVIYGAGGAIGGAVARAFAQEGAKVFLVGRNINRLNIVAKEITGSGGEVETAQVNAVDEQAVENHLSQVVNTVGSVDVSFNLIGLGETQGASLVEMEQEQFVSPIITAMQSHFITATAAARHMAKQKAGVILALTAQAARKPYRDVGGFGVAGAAIEGLCRQLAIEVGPLGIRVVCLRSAGSPDAPGVDEVFNRHADNAGITRDEFESGIAEKTLLKRLPRLAEVANAAVLMASDRASAITGAVANVTCGEIVD, translated from the coding sequence ATGTTACTTAGGAACAAAAACGCCGTGATTTATGGTGCAGGAGGCGCAATTGGAGGCGCCGTTGCCCGCGCTTTTGCTCAAGAAGGGGCGAAGGTCTTTCTTGTGGGTCGGAATATTAATAGACTTAATATAGTAGCTAAGGAGATTACTGGTAGTGGAGGAGAAGTTGAGACCGCTCAAGTTAATGCTGTAGACGAGCAGGCGGTAGAAAATCACCTCTCTCAAGTGGTAAACACAGTCGGGAGTGTAGATGTCTCATTTAACCTCATTGGACTTGGCGAAACCCAGGGGGCTTCGCTTGTAGAAATGGAACAGGAGCAATTTGTGAGTCCGATCATCACGGCCATGCAATCACATTTTATCACTGCGACTGCAGCAGCACGACACATGGCTAAGCAAAAGGCAGGAGTTATACTTGCGCTCACCGCTCAGGCGGCCCGTAAACCTTATCGCGATGTAGGCGGTTTCGGAGTTGCAGGAGCAGCGATCGAGGGCCTTTGCCGTCAATTGGCGATTGAGGTTGGACCACTGGGTATCCGTGTCGTCTGTTTACGTTCAGCCGGCTCTCCGGACGCCCCGGGTGTTGATGAGGTGTTCAATCGACATGCAGACAATGCTGGTATTACACGAGATGAGTTCGAGTCCGGCATCGCTGAAAAAACTCTGCTTAAACGATTGCCAAGACTTGCAGAAGTAGCGAATGCAGCTGTCCTTATGGCTTCCGATCGTGCGAGCGCAATTACAGGCGCTGTGGCCAATGTGACCTGCGGAGAAATTGTAGATTGA
- a CDS encoding DinB family protein, producing MSELRLINTYKNELQNYSLEQLRYISEEGVWSIGQMYDHLILVSHSYLDNMETCSTLNEEQRLGKTEFAERLFKFGFPPNKYKLPDELNTPPNNSDSKEELASRIDQVILRLNQWESKVDDIIPNYKIEHISFGWLNAREWYDLVELHLRHHLRQKDELEQRLVDLTGV from the coding sequence TTGAGTGAACTTAGACTGATCAATACTTATAAAAATGAGCTTCAAAATTACTCTTTAGAACAACTAAGATATATATCTGAAGAAGGGGTTTGGTCTATTGGGCAAATGTATGACCATTTAATCCTTGTTTCCCATTCTTATCTAGATAATATGGAAACATGTTCTACCTTGAATGAGGAACAACGTCTTGGGAAAACGGAGTTTGCTGAGCGATTATTTAAGTTTGGATTTCCACCGAATAAATATAAATTACCGGATGAACTAAATACTCCACCCAATAATTCAGATAGCAAGGAGGAGCTTGCCAGTAGAATTGATCAAGTAATTTTAAGGTTAAACCAATGGGAATCCAAAGTCGATGATATAATCCCAAATTATAAAATCGAGCATATATCGTTCGGCTGGCTGAATGCAAGGGAATGGTATGATTTAGTTGAATTACATTTACGTCATCACCTGCGTCAAAAAGATGAGTTAGAACAAAGGCTTGTTGACCTGACGGGGGTGTAA
- a CDS encoding VOC family protein, producing the protein MSIFRNPQIVLLSSDVVRAATFYQGLGFTETFRVPNDGEPIHIDLVLDDYRIGIASVNSTRDDHGLAPLSQGQRAAVILWTDDTAAAFETIISKGAEPLVSPYEWLGRLLIAWVADPDGNPIQIVQNL; encoded by the coding sequence GTGTCGATTTTCCGTAATCCTCAAATTGTTCTGCTCAGTTCGGATGTAGTTAGAGCAGCTACGTTCTACCAGGGTCTGGGTTTTACTGAGACCTTTCGAGTACCAAATGATGGAGAACCAATTCATATTGATTTGGTTCTCGATGACTACAGAATCGGCATCGCATCTGTTAATTCTACGCGCGATGATCACGGCCTCGCTCCCTTGTCACAAGGGCAGCGTGCTGCAGTGATTTTGTGGACCGATGACACTGCAGCGGCTTTTGAAACCATCATCTCGAAGGGTGCCGAGCCCCTGGTCTCACCGTACGAATGGCTCGGCCGTCTTCTCATTGCATGGGTTGCAGATCCGGACGGTAATCCAATTCAGATTGTGCAAAATCTCTGA
- a CDS encoding DUF2277 domain-containing protein, which translates to MCRNIKTLFNFDPPATDEEIHAAAIQYVRKITGYNKPSKANEEAFNHAVNEVAMITKNLFDIMETSAEPRNREVEAERARVRSAKRFGTS; encoded by the coding sequence ATGTGCCGGAACATTAAAACATTATTTAATTTCGACCCACCAGCTACCGATGAAGAGATTCATGCAGCAGCTATTCAGTATGTCAGAAAGATAACGGGCTATAACAAACCCTCGAAGGCGAACGAAGAGGCGTTTAATCACGCAGTCAATGAAGTAGCAATGATTACTAAGAATTTATTTGATATTATGGAAACCAGTGCAGAACCTCGCAATCGTGAAGTCGAAGCTGAGCGTGCTCGTGTCAGATCAGCTAAAAGGTTTGGTACAAGTTAG
- a CDS encoding NADH:flavin oxidoreductase: MSQTNKSLEALFKPFKSEKLTLANRTVMAPMTRGFSPEGIPGEDVADYYRRRAENGVGLIVTEGTGINHPASVSGARIPLFHGDASLDGWKQVVKDVHQAGGKIVPQLWHVGMTRKKGELPNADALPVGPSGLSLSGEKVTEPMTESEVMAMVEAYAQAAADAKRLGFDGIELHGAHGYLIDQFFWGNTNKRTDRYGGDLVGRTQFAVEVIEACRREVGPDFPIIFRFSQWKMNDFKAKLAETPDELHRFLQPIVEAGVDIFHCSTRRFWEAEFEGSDLNLAGWTKKLTGKPVISVGSVGLDGEFTSFEGANTASLDGLIEKLENEEFDMVAIGRSLLMDPEWVRKVREGRLNDLLPFNKEALQKLY; the protein is encoded by the coding sequence ATGAGTCAGACAAATAAATCACTTGAAGCATTATTTAAACCTTTTAAAAGTGAAAAATTAACACTGGCAAATCGCACAGTGATGGCGCCAATGACACGCGGATTTTCACCTGAAGGCATACCAGGAGAAGATGTGGCAGACTATTATCGCCGCCGCGCCGAAAATGGGGTAGGCTTGATTGTCACAGAAGGAACAGGAATTAATCACCCTGCTTCTGTGTCAGGTGCAAGGATCCCACTGTTTCATGGGGATGCATCATTAGACGGCTGGAAGCAGGTGGTGAAGGACGTACATCAAGCTGGCGGAAAAATCGTGCCTCAGCTCTGGCATGTCGGAATGACCCGTAAAAAGGGCGAGCTTCCAAATGCAGACGCTCTTCCTGTTGGACCATCTGGACTAAGCTTGTCTGGTGAAAAAGTGACAGAACCAATGACTGAATCAGAGGTCATGGCGATGGTCGAAGCGTATGCTCAAGCAGCAGCTGATGCCAAACGCCTTGGTTTCGACGGCATTGAGCTTCACGGAGCGCATGGTTATTTAATTGATCAATTCTTCTGGGGAAATACAAATAAGCGTACGGACCGTTATGGCGGCGATCTCGTCGGGCGAACACAATTTGCCGTTGAGGTAATTGAAGCCTGCAGACGGGAAGTTGGACCTGACTTCCCGATCATCTTCCGTTTTTCTCAGTGGAAAATGAACGATTTCAAAGCCAAGCTTGCTGAAACGCCGGATGAATTACATCGTTTCTTGCAGCCCATAGTAGAAGCAGGAGTCGATATTTTTCACTGCTCGACACGCCGTTTCTGGGAGGCGGAATTTGAAGGCTCTGATCTGAATTTGGCAGGCTGGACGAAGAAGTTGACAGGCAAACCTGTAATCTCTGTTGGATCTGTGGGACTCGATGGCGAATTTACCAGCTTTGAGGGTGCCAACACAGCCAGCCTGGATGGTCTTATTGAAAAGCTGGAAAATGAAGAGTTTGACATGGTCGCAATCGGCCGTTCATTATTAATGGATCCTGAGTGGGTAAGGAAAGTGCGCGAAGGCAGACTGAATGATTTACTGCCGTTTAATAAAGAAGCACTTCAAAAGTTATACTAG